Proteins found in one Fulvitalea axinellae genomic segment:
- a CDS encoding metalloregulator ArsR/SmtB family transcription factor: protein MDTLQLQSDITTERLEKVAFVLKTIAHPLRINIISLLAKHEALCVNDICEQLGSEQSLTSHHLSNLKHSGVLKSTRKGKQIFYYLKMKEVLGVLECMNSCEVL, encoded by the coding sequence ATGGATACGTTGCAATTACAATCGGATATTACAACAGAAAGGCTGGAAAAAGTGGCTTTTGTGTTGAAAACTATCGCACATCCGCTAAGGATCAATATCATTAGCCTGTTGGCCAAGCATGAGGCCCTCTGCGTTAATGATATTTGCGAACAGCTTGGGTCTGAGCAGTCTTTGACTTCTCATCACCTTTCGAATCTTAAGCATTCGGGGGTTTTGAAAAGTACTAGAAAAGGCAAGCAGATCTTTTACTACCTCAAAATGAAGGAAGTGCTCGGTGTTCTCGAGTGCATGAATTCTTGCGAGGTGCTCTGA
- a CDS encoding chitinase produces the protein MGKIRLCLFWGILFFVACKGTDDDDLGIGSQGLISDILTEKDFDALLPDSVYDARYKVKIRSRNPFYTYSAFIEAASAFPLFCNEGNVNVRKRELAAFLANTSHETTGGYPSAPMGPYYYGYYWIREVGCYNEKTKMQNCPQYVDTSGVLGKKYPPVPGQQYYGRGPIQLSYNYNYGLCGEDLGLGKSLLENADQVARDSVLSIKTAIWFWMTAQGNKPSCHDVMVGKWIPTPQDSAAGRLPGFGLTINIINGGVECGYKNSMEAEDRVGYYSRYLNYYELDKELDCDCENMQPF, from the coding sequence ATGGGAAAAATACGCCTTTGTTTATTTTGGGGGATACTGTTCTTTGTAGCGTGTAAAGGGACTGACGACGATGATTTGGGGATCGGCTCTCAAGGGCTGATTTCGGACATTTTGACTGAGAAGGATTTCGATGCGCTGTTGCCAGACTCCGTGTATGACGCTCGTTATAAAGTGAAAATCCGTTCCAGAAACCCTTTCTACACTTATTCCGCTTTTATAGAGGCGGCTTCCGCTTTTCCTTTGTTTTGTAACGAAGGAAACGTAAACGTTCGTAAACGAGAGTTGGCTGCGTTTTTAGCGAACACTTCGCACGAAACGACCGGTGGCTACCCCTCAGCCCCGATGGGACCGTATTATTACGGATATTATTGGATTAGGGAAGTGGGGTGCTACAATGAGAAAACCAAGATGCAGAATTGCCCGCAGTATGTTGACACTTCTGGTGTTTTGGGCAAAAAGTATCCGCCCGTTCCAGGCCAGCAATATTATGGGCGCGGGCCTATCCAGCTGAGCTATAACTATAATTATGGCTTGTGCGGTGAGGATTTGGGGCTGGGTAAATCGCTTTTGGAAAACGCTGACCAAGTGGCTAGGGACAGCGTTCTGTCAATCAAGACCGCCATTTGGTTTTGGATGACGGCGCAAGGGAATAAACCTTCGTGTCATGATGTTATGGTAGGGAAATGGATTCCTACTCCGCAAGATTCGGCCGCTGGGCGGTTGCCGGGGTTTGGCTTGACAATCAATATCATCAACGGCGGAGTGGAGTGCGGATATAAAAACAGTATGGAAGCCGAAGACAGGGTAGGCTATTATAGTCGATACCTAAATTATTACGAATTAGACAAAGAGCTGGACTGTGATTGTGAGAACATGCAACCGTTTTGA
- a CDS encoding EI24 domain-containing protein produces the protein MRDFLKAVYAYKRAYIFLKGNRLGSWLVWPALANLILFVGLGVGAWFTSGTIVDYFLSLWDVDLSEVWSGYVHLFLVFFARITTAFIYLKLYRYIMLILFAPILAIQAEKFQRVIYGGSEKFVFSSFIKEAKRGVVVSVRNLFMELAWTLGLLVLSFAVPILSPVFAVMIFVTESYYFGFSMLDYSWILARMSPKQSYSYIKSRRGLAVGNGMIFNLLLLVPLFGALFGPALALAAALLSLDDNAKAKSHTEVYERETIY, from the coding sequence ATGAGAGACTTTTTGAAAGCCGTTTACGCCTACAAAAGAGCGTACATTTTCTTGAAGGGAAATCGATTGGGTAGTTGGCTTGTTTGGCCCGCGCTGGCAAACCTGATTCTGTTTGTGGGCTTGGGAGTGGGCGCTTGGTTCACCTCGGGTACTATTGTTGACTATTTTCTCTCTTTGTGGGATGTGGATCTTAGCGAGGTGTGGTCCGGTTACGTTCACCTTTTTCTTGTGTTTTTCGCAAGGATAACGACAGCCTTTATTTATCTTAAACTGTATAGGTACATTATGCTGATTCTTTTCGCTCCAATATTAGCGATACAAGCGGAGAAGTTTCAGCGAGTGATTTACGGAGGAAGCGAAAAGTTTGTTTTTTCATCTTTTATAAAAGAAGCGAAAAGGGGAGTTGTGGTTTCTGTTCGAAATCTGTTTATGGAGCTCGCTTGGACTTTGGGGCTTCTTGTGCTTTCCTTTGCCGTTCCGATTCTGTCACCGGTTTTTGCCGTTATGATTTTCGTGACCGAGAGCTATTATTTCGGTTTTTCCATGCTTGATTACAGTTGGATTTTGGCACGAATGAGCCCTAAACAAAGTTATAGTTATATTAAAAGCAGAAGAGGGTTGGCTGTAGGCAATGGGATGATTTTCAATTTATTATTGTTGGTCCCTTTGTTCGGGGCGTTGTTTGGTCCGGCATTAGCTTTGGCGGCCGCATTGTTGAGTCTGGATGATAACGCCAAAGCAAAATCGCATACGGAAGTTTACGAAAGAGAAACTATTTATTGA